The following are encoded in a window of Megachile rotundata isolate GNS110a chromosome 2, iyMegRotu1, whole genome shotgun sequence genomic DNA:
- the LOC100877341 gene encoding uncharacterized protein LOC100877341, with amino-acid sequence MLRKLLSKSGRRLLRAIKKLSTRSRKAKKSRNLTSWHSAIPDLETASLSWSLPSLDTKSIDTYTTYVGENSDSDCMSICCYCDEYEENQRNENTENEMMI; translated from the exons ATGTTGAGGAAATTATTGAGCAAATCCGGTCGCAGACTCCTTAGG GCCATCAAGAAACTGTCGACTCGGAGCCGCAAGGCGAAAAAGTCACGCAACTTGACCTCTTGGCACTCGGCCATACCGGACCTCGAAACAGCTTCTCTCTCTTGGTCTTTGCCGTCCCTCGATACGAAAAGTATCGACACGTACACGACCTACGTAGGCGAAAACTCGGATTCGGACTGCATGTCCATATGCTGCTATTGCGACGAATACGAGGAAAATCAGAGGAACGAGAACACGGAAAACGAAATGATGATTTAA